ACGGTGCGGGCCGACGTCGCGCGCGCCGGGTCGATGGTCGGGGTGGTCGTGCGGCGCACCGGCCCCCGCGCCTTCTACGCCGCGGTGCTCGACCGCGAGCGGGCGGTCCTCGCGATCGTCCGGCGCAGCGACAGCGCGTGGGACGTGCTGGCGCAGACGCCGGTCCTCGCCCCGGCGGGGGACCTGCAGCTCGAGCTGCGCGCCGCGGGAGCGTCGCCCACCACCCTGGCGGCCAGCCTCACCTCCTCCCTGGGTCGCGCCGGCGTCGAGGTCCGCGACGGTCATCCGCCGCTGCAGGCGCCCGGTGACCCGGGCGTCCTCGCCCAGGCGCGCACGCTGTTCCCGAGCGCCGGCCCCGCGGTGCTCCCCGCCCTGGGCAACCTCCACCTCCTGCCCTACGGCGTGCAGGAGGGCGCCGTGGTCCTGGAGTCGCCCGGCGGCCAGGTCCTCGTCGGGCAGATCCGCGAGGCGTCGAGCGCGACCTTCCGCGAGGTCGCGGTGACCACCGCGGGACCGCCGCAGCCGACGCCGGCGTCCGTCGTCGCCGCGACCACCGGCGTCCCGGCCCGGGGCGGAGCGCGGCTGCACGTCGCCAGCGACCTGCCCGCCGAGGTCGTGCTCGAGGTGGCCGACGGCCCGGACTTCGCGCACCCGCGCCGCGTCGCCGCCGGGCCGACCGGCCCCTTCGAGGCGTTCACCGCGACGGTGCGCGGCCTGCCCGCCGGCCGTGCGGCGCACTGGCGCGCCACGCTGCGCCGGGCGGGCACGACGTCGCAGGGCCCGGTCCGCCGCCTCCCGGTCCTCCCCGGGTCGGGCAGCCCGGACCGCGCGCGGCTCGCCGTCGCCTCCTGTGCCGCGCAGTTCGGGCCGATCTTCGACCACCTCGCCCGCGAGCGGCCCGACGTCCTGGTCTGGCAGGGCGACCTGAACTACCCCGACACGCACGGCCCGCTCGCCCAGACGACGACCGGCTACGCCGGCATCTGGCGCGACTTCCTGGCCAACCCGCGGCTCGCGCCGCTGCTCGAGCGCTCGGCGTTCGTCGCCGTCCGCGACGACCACGACTACGCGGCGCAGGACTCCAACGCGCAGACGATCGCTCGCACACCCTGGGGCGTCGCGCCGTGGGACGCGCTGATGGGCGACGGCCTCGGGCACCGGTTCTCCGCCGGCCTCGCCGACGTCTGGGTGCTCGACCAGCGCCGGCACAAGAGCGACCCCACGCTGCCCGACCGCCCGGGCAAGACCCTGCTCGGCCCGGAGCAGTGGGCGTGGCTGCTCGAGGGCCTCGCCGCCTCGACC
The DNA window shown above is from Conexibacter sp. SYSU D00693 and carries:
- a CDS encoding alkaline phosphatase, coding for MADGGADGLRRRDLLQAGLAAGAGLALAGIDVAQGEDGTTVRRAAFGALADGEGWGAAWACPGVANLRVRGSAGVLEAGSDVFPDDPRPVAFLVDCRALDATVRADVARAGSMVGVVVRRTGPRAFYAAVLDRERAVLAIVRRSDSAWDVLAQTPVLAPAGDLQLELRAAGASPTTLAASLTSSLGRAGVEVRDGHPPLQAPGDPGVLAQARTLFPSAGPAVLPALGNLHLLPYGVQEGAVVLESPGGQVLVGQIREASSATFREVAVTTAGPPQPTPASVVAATTGVPARGGARLHVASDLPAEVVLEVADGPDFAHPRRVAAGPTGPFEAFTATVRGLPAGRAAHWRATLRRAGTTSQGPVRRLPVLPGSGSPDRARLAVASCAAQFGPIFDHLARERPDVLVWQGDLNYPDTHGPLAQTTTGYAGIWRDFLANPRLAPLLERSAFVAVRDDHDYAAQDSNAQTIARTPWGVAPWDALMGDGLGHRFSAGLADVWVLDQRRHKSDPTLPDRPGKTLLGPEQWAWLLEGLAASTAPFKVICSPCTVFMPFNARDGNWATGFTAERDALLEHLDRRVSGRTVFVTGDTHLTGVFDDDRRFEVRAAPLDIPVPNDVTLSDPLAGRRLRATPGVAYADERGHVALLDVRGDGDTAVLEVRLLRQDGQVAHRRTFREPIPDPDLRVAVPRTGLRALREGRRLRVDVALDRPGRVRVRVTLERLRGGRRALTRLADRLVGFDGAGRRRVTLVLPRRRALALGRPGRLRLRVLARHRPPSGRAVLRRARRTLRRGG